In Blastopirellula sp. J2-11, a single genomic region encodes these proteins:
- a CDS encoding formylglycine-generating enzyme family protein has product MLFIKQHWTTLAIGVAVGALGIAWLAGLWQIVVGVAALAAVAAFVFRIVRHRRLAVAASTSVARPQRPKSRPEPEPSDTEALARLMLEQARYALLLRPQIAANLPPHLLDQAREAFDDQMTIVPEGDVLVGRCKGNDDQEQAYGGNLIRVEAVYLDRFQVTNEEYQEFVNAGGYEQMPLWDPEIWPAVLDFVDQSGLPGPRYWRNSKHVEGEERLPVVGLCWYEAAAYARWVGKRLPSDPEWMKAGAWPVPLPGAEPIQRRFPWGESMDQGRANLWGCGPEHVVSVDQYGSGASVGGCHQLIGNVWEWTSSRFGAWRSPGDQLVMDSAMRSLRGGAYDTYFDHQASCDYQSGDKAVARKHNIGFRCAVSFCDILLEDDSFDSAGSEDELEAAGAAGMEN; this is encoded by the coding sequence ATGCTTTTCATCAAACAACACTGGACGACACTCGCGATCGGCGTCGCCGTCGGCGCGTTGGGGATCGCCTGGCTTGCAGGACTTTGGCAAATTGTCGTCGGCGTAGCCGCACTCGCTGCGGTCGCCGCATTCGTATTTCGCATCGTACGCCATCGCCGACTTGCGGTAGCTGCATCGACAAGCGTAGCGCGCCCTCAAAGACCGAAATCACGCCCTGAGCCAGAGCCCTCCGATACGGAAGCTCTGGCTCGCTTGATGTTAGAGCAAGCACGATACGCTTTGCTGTTGCGACCCCAAATCGCGGCCAACCTGCCGCCGCATCTGTTAGACCAAGCCCGCGAAGCGTTTGACGACCAGATGACCATCGTCCCAGAAGGGGACGTCCTAGTCGGTCGTTGCAAAGGAAATGACGACCAGGAGCAAGCCTATGGCGGCAACCTGATTCGGGTCGAAGCGGTCTATCTTGATCGCTTTCAAGTGACAAATGAAGAATACCAAGAATTTGTCAACGCCGGCGGATACGAACAGATGCCGCTGTGGGACCCCGAAATCTGGCCGGCAGTGCTCGACTTTGTCGATCAGTCAGGCCTGCCGGGTCCCCGTTATTGGCGCAACAGCAAGCATGTCGAAGGGGAAGAACGATTGCCGGTAGTCGGTCTTTGTTGGTACGAAGCGGCCGCCTATGCGCGCTGGGTCGGCAAACGACTTCCGTCTGATCCCGAATGGATGAAGGCCGGAGCATGGCCGGTCCCGTTGCCTGGCGCCGAACCAATCCAGCGCCGCTTTCCTTGGGGAGAGTCGATGGACCAAGGCCGAGCGAACCTTTGGGGCTGCGGTCCCGAGCATGTCGTCTCCGTCGATCAATACGGAAGCGGAGCAAGCGTAGGCGGGTGCCACCAACTGATCGGCAATGTTTGGGAATGGACCTCCAGTCGCTTCGGCGCCTGGCGATCTCCCGGAGATCAATTGGTGATGGATAGTGCGATGCGCAGCTTACGCGGCGGCGCCTATGACACCTATTTTGATCATCAAGCTTCGTGCGATTATCAAAGCGGCGACAAGGCGGTCGCTCGCAAGCACAACATCGGGTTCCGCTGTGCGGTCAGCTTTTGCGATATTTTGCTCGAAGACGACTCGTTTGATTCGGCAGGATCAGAAGACGAACTAGAAGCCGCCGGCGCGGCTGGGATGGAGAACTAA
- a CDS encoding TRAFAC clade GTPase domain-containing protein yields MVRKALVAMESYRLAQYAVPISCYICGGDNNYDVELCRHCSAPMALSHQANSQGIEPGMIAVLGTAAAGKTVYLGMLLDMLTRRNNRVQVLARGAFSITLQQRTMAALAASAFPEKTPNEPDRWNWVHCQAKLPSQKRPIELIMPDMAGEAILEEVDHPHSYPAIHSFLKKCAGVLLLIDTERIEDGSQEQNYFMMKLITYLSEQSQKKRRGKCVRPMAIVFSKADQCDPCFANPDRYARDRTPNLWQQIGERFETVGFFASSVTGACTQKMDHGLRVNVPLRIEPRGIVEPFEWLIRKV; encoded by the coding sequence ATGGTACGCAAAGCGCTCGTAGCCATGGAATCGTATCGCTTGGCGCAATACGCAGTTCCGATTTCCTGTTACATCTGCGGCGGCGACAACAACTACGATGTTGAGTTATGTCGTCACTGTTCGGCGCCGATGGCCTTGTCGCATCAAGCCAATTCGCAAGGGATCGAGCCTGGAATGATCGCCGTGCTGGGAACCGCCGCAGCTGGCAAAACCGTCTACTTGGGGATGCTGCTGGATATGCTGACGCGCCGAAACAATCGCGTGCAAGTATTGGCTCGCGGCGCGTTTTCGATCACCCTGCAACAACGCACGATGGCGGCGCTGGCCGCTTCCGCATTTCCTGAAAAAACGCCTAACGAACCAGATCGCTGGAACTGGGTTCATTGCCAAGCGAAGCTCCCCAGCCAAAAACGGCCGATCGAATTGATCATGCCCGATATGGCCGGCGAGGCGATCCTGGAAGAAGTCGATCACCCCCATTCGTATCCGGCGATTCACTCCTTCTTGAAAAAATGTGCCGGCGTTTTATTGTTAATCGACACCGAACGGATCGAAGACGGCTCGCAAGAACAAAACTATTTCATGATGAAGCTGATTACCTATCTCAGCGAACAATCGCAAAAGAAACGTCGTGGCAAGTGCGTACGCCCTATGGCGATCGTATTTTCCAAAGCGGATCAGTGCGATCCCTGCTTCGCCAATCCGGATCGATACGCGCGTGATCGTACGCCGAACCTCTGGCAGCAGATCGGCGAACGTTTTGAGACGGTTGGCTTCTTCGCTTCCAGCGTGACCGGCGCGTGTACGCAGAAGATGGATCATGGCTTGAGGGTAAACGTACCGCTGCGAATCGAACCGCGCGGCATTGTCGAGCCATTCGAGTGGCTCATTCGCAAAGTTTAA
- the fliM gene encoding flagellar motor switch protein FliM gives MGNDNVLSQAEVESLLNAMEASGPKKPEAASPQQASVQNVAATTSASDDITKPARPREKITPYDFKRPERVGKEQMRALQSMHEGFGRNFGAALSGLLRNIVEVKLTSVDQLTYSEFIFSLENPSCFNLLTASPLEGNLILDINPSILYPIIDRLLGGGKESSPVSRRPLTEIELTLVARITNLFLRELRIAWENVLDLQLNVVRVESNPQLVQIVPPNEVVVLISFELTIGDVRGMMNLCIPFNSIERIGGKLTANTWFAYGTSEVSEESRQALSTQIDGASVEVGVTLAETKITTEDLLELRVGDVITTPKDSREPLQVSVNGVTKFLAFPGAFKGRKAIQVDAILPPKLQKPPQPKMPTNNPPPATPAKPAGRK, from the coding sequence ATGGGCAACGACAATGTGCTGAGCCAGGCGGAGGTCGAAAGCCTGCTGAACGCGATGGAAGCGAGCGGGCCCAAAAAGCCCGAGGCCGCCAGTCCACAGCAAGCCAGCGTCCAGAACGTCGCCGCGACCACGTCCGCCAGCGACGACATTACGAAGCCTGCGCGCCCGCGCGAGAAGATCACTCCTTACGACTTCAAGCGTCCAGAACGCGTCGGCAAAGAGCAGATGCGGGCGCTGCAATCGATGCACGAAGGCTTCGGTCGAAACTTTGGCGCCGCTCTTTCGGGGCTGCTGCGCAACATCGTCGAAGTGAAACTGACCAGCGTCGATCAGCTGACCTATAGCGAGTTCATCTTCAGTCTTGAGAATCCCAGTTGTTTCAATTTGTTGACCGCCAGTCCGCTGGAAGGGAACCTGATTCTCGACATCAATCCGTCGATCCTGTATCCGATCATCGATCGTTTACTGGGGGGCGGCAAAGAGAGCAGCCCAGTTTCACGCCGCCCACTGACCGAGATCGAACTAACGCTGGTTGCGCGGATCACCAATTTATTTTTGCGTGAGCTGCGAATTGCCTGGGAGAACGTCCTCGACCTGCAATTGAACGTCGTCCGCGTCGAGAGTAACCCGCAGTTGGTGCAGATCGTCCCACCGAATGAAGTGGTCGTGCTGATCAGTTTTGAACTGACGATCGGCGACGTACGCGGGATGATGAACTTGTGTATCCCGTTCAATTCGATCGAACGAATCGGCGGCAAATTGACCGCGAATACCTGGTTCGCCTACGGCACTTCGGAAGTGAGCGAAGAGTCGCGACAGGCGCTCAGTACGCAGATCGACGGCGCTTCGGTCGAAGTTGGCGTGACGCTGGCCGAGACGAAGATTACGACCGAAGACCTGCTGGAACTGCGCGTGGGGGATGTGATTACAACGCCGAAGGATTCACGCGAACCGCTGCAAGTAAGCGTGAACGGCGTGACCAAGTTTCTGGCCTTTCCAGGCGCGTTCAAAGGCCGCAAAGCGATCCAAGTTGACGCGATCTTGCCGCCGAAGTTGCAAAAGCCCCCGCAACCAAAAATGCCGACGAACAATCCACCGCCGGCAACGCCTGCGAAACCGGCGGGGCGCAAGTAA
- a CDS encoding glutamate-5-semialdehyde dehydrogenase yields MSILENQDLAQYCLETALRAKEASAALALVSGAQKNGWLRESAKQLRAAEKAIIAANAIDLAAAPEYGLTAAEIDRLKLDSKRIEGIATGLEEIAMLADPIGSVIDSTVRPNGLDIQKVRVPLGVVFFIYESRPNVTADAAAICVKSGNAVILRGGKEAAHSSRAIVEVMQETALDFDIPSSAVQLVNTTDRAAVGHFLKLNQYIDVAIPRGGEGLIRRVADEATMPVIKHFNGNCHVYVDRDADLDMAMSITVNSKCHRYGVCNAAESLVVHQDVADQFLPAIGAALIERGVEIRGDATTQSLILKAKTATDEDFAAEYLGPIISVKVVESLDAAIRHINLYSSKHTESIVTRNLAAAREFASRIDSSAVMVNASTRFNDGGEFGLGAEIGISTDKFHARGPCGLEALTCYKYVVYGDGQIRS; encoded by the coding sequence ATGTCGATTCTCGAGAACCAAGATCTGGCCCAGTACTGTCTGGAAACCGCGCTCCGGGCGAAAGAGGCTTCGGCCGCTTTGGCTTTGGTCTCCGGCGCACAGAAGAACGGCTGGCTGCGAGAATCAGCGAAGCAACTGCGTGCGGCCGAAAAAGCGATCATCGCGGCCAATGCGATCGACCTGGCGGCGGCGCCCGAATATGGTCTGACCGCGGCCGAGATCGACCGGTTGAAACTTGACAGCAAGCGGATCGAGGGGATCGCGACCGGTCTGGAAGAGATCGCGATGCTGGCCGATCCGATCGGCTCGGTGATCGACTCGACGGTTCGTCCGAACGGCCTCGACATTCAAAAAGTACGCGTCCCGCTGGGCGTGGTCTTCTTCATCTACGAGTCGCGCCCCAACGTGACCGCCGATGCCGCCGCGATCTGCGTGAAGAGCGGCAACGCCGTGATCTTGCGTGGCGGCAAAGAAGCGGCTCATTCGTCGCGGGCGATTGTCGAAGTGATGCAAGAGACGGCGCTCGATTTTGATATTCCCTCGTCGGCGGTGCAGTTGGTCAACACGACCGATCGAGCCGCGGTCGGGCACTTTTTAAAACTGAATCAATATATCGACGTCGCGATTCCGCGCGGCGGCGAAGGGCTGATTCGCCGCGTCGCCGACGAAGCGACGATGCCGGTTATCAAGCACTTCAACGGCAACTGTCATGTTTACGTCGATCGCGACGCCGATCTCGACATGGCGATGTCGATCACGGTCAACAGCAAGTGCCATCGTTACGGCGTCTGCAACGCCGCCGAGTCGTTGGTCGTGCATCAAGATGTGGCCGATCAATTTTTGCCGGCGATCGGCGCCGCGCTGATTGAACGGGGAGTCGAGATTCGGGGGGACGCGACCACGCAATCGTTGATCTTGAAAGCGAAGACGGCGACCGATGAGGACTTCGCCGCCGAGTACCTGGGCCCGATCATCAGTGTGAAAGTGGTGGAGTCGCTCGACGCGGCGATTCGCCATATCAATCTGTATAGCTCAAAACATACCGAATCGATCGTGACGCGCAATCTGGCGGCGGCTCGTGAATTCGCTTCGCGGATTGACAGTTCGGCGGTGATGGTGAACGCGAGCACGCGATTCAACGATGGCGGCGAATTTGGCCTGGGCGCCGAGATTGGAATTAGTACGGACAAGTTCCATGCGCGGGGGCCGTGCGGTCTCGAGGCGCTCACTTGTTACAAATACGTCGTTTACGGCGACGGTCAGATACGCTCGTAA
- the folP gene encoding dihydropteroate synthase, with protein sequence MPHEELSARFPTRALTWKLRSRTLTFDRTPLLMAIVNVTPDSFSDGGNFFDPMQAVEHALRCVDEGAAILDIGGESTRPYSEPIDVSEELRRVIPVIRHLSEVTNVPISIDTSKAVVAKEAIAAGAEIINDVTGLCGDPRMIDVARDCGAGVCAMHMQGTPQTMQDDPQYVDVVEDIFAYLTARRDALIAAGIEQTRICLDPGVGFGKTHQHNLDLMAGCGRYHELERPLLVGHSRKGFIGKLLEDKEIARAYGSVGGTLALARLGVQVIRVHDVRANFEALRLFVACGGVDGVAGEISS encoded by the coding sequence ATGCCGCACGAAGAACTATCCGCCCGATTCCCCACCCGAGCTCTTACTTGGAAGCTGCGGAGTCGCACGCTTACGTTCGATCGTACGCCGCTGTTGATGGCGATTGTCAACGTCACGCCAGACAGCTTCTCGGATGGCGGGAATTTCTTTGATCCAATGCAGGCCGTAGAACACGCGCTGCGGTGCGTCGACGAAGGCGCCGCGATCTTAGACATCGGCGGCGAGAGCACGCGCCCTTACTCAGAGCCGATCGACGTATCGGAAGAACTGCGCCGCGTGATTCCGGTCATTCGGCATCTCAGCGAAGTGACCAATGTGCCGATCTCGATCGATACCTCTAAAGCGGTTGTCGCCAAAGAGGCGATCGCCGCCGGAGCCGAGATCATCAACGACGTGACCGGCCTCTGCGGCGACCCGCGAATGATCGACGTTGCCCGCGATTGCGGCGCCGGCGTCTGTGCGATGCACATGCAAGGAACGCCGCAAACGATGCAGGACGATCCGCAGTACGTGGACGTGGTCGAGGATATCTTCGCCTACCTGACTGCGCGGCGCGATGCGTTGATCGCAGCAGGAATTGAGCAAACGCGTATCTGTCTCGATCCCGGCGTGGGATTCGGCAAGACGCATCAGCATAATCTTGACTTGATGGCCGGCTGCGGGCGTTATCATGAACTGGAGCGACCGCTGCTCGTGGGGCATTCCCGCAAGGGATTCATCGGCAAACTGCTAGAAGACAAAGAGATTGCCCGAGCGTACGGCAGTGTTGGCGGAACATTGGCTTTGGCACGCCTAGGCGTGCAGGTGATTCGCGTGCATGACGTCCGTGCGAACTTCGAGGCGCTGCGGCTGTTTGTTGCGTGCGGCGGAGTGGATGGAGTTGCGGGCGAAATTTCTTCGTAA
- the lptE gene encoding LPS assembly lipoprotein LptE, with protein sequence MIDRRWIWMPLLVTLFSGGCACYQIGARTLYRPDIQTVYVPMFASESFRFGLGERLTEAVVREIHATTPYKVVSKEMADSTLSGELIADQKSVIAGNGLDEARIIQENLTVVYRWTDSRGNVLQQPLSLTLAPALSADSLNVASKYVPEAGQTMAIAQEEAIRDLAVQIVRNMQAPW encoded by the coding sequence ATGATCGATCGTCGCTGGATATGGATGCCGCTATTGGTCACGCTTTTCAGCGGGGGCTGCGCTTGCTATCAAATTGGGGCGCGCACCCTCTATCGGCCTGACATTCAAACAGTCTACGTGCCGATGTTCGCTTCGGAGTCGTTTCGATTTGGACTGGGAGAACGTCTGACGGAAGCAGTCGTCCGCGAGATCCATGCGACAACGCCCTACAAAGTGGTGTCGAAAGAGATGGCTGACAGCACGCTGAGCGGCGAATTGATCGCCGATCAAAAGTCGGTCATCGCCGGAAACGGCTTGGACGAAGCTCGCATCATTCAAGAAAATCTAACCGTCGTCTATCGCTGGACCGATTCTCGCGGCAACGTGCTGCAGCAGCCGTTGTCACTGACGCTGGCCCCGGCACTTTCGGCCGATTCGCTCAATGTGGCGAGCAAGTATGTTCCCGAAGCGGGGCAAACCATGGCGATCGCCCAGGAAGAAGCGATCCGCGATTTGGCGGTGCAAATCGTCCGAAACATGCAGGCGCCCTGGTGA
- a CDS encoding tetratricopeptide repeat protein: MTRMPGHGCPCRSPQAGRFAVLACMAAVLGCASWRPGGAETVAQTPVMSPGVRQVAFEENQPPGADVEPVEVEKKSWWRSLGGSSVERSIRETTGKVVQDKARAKRLYAEAEAAYEQGLKAPVGQRDDALHSAADNFITAGKYYPESDLEENSLMYAAECYYFLDEYPDAVEMYGKLVKKYPNTKYLDQVGNRRFKLARYWVDRYSENPDWTLAPNFTDEERPLFDRFGNAIKLYDMIRLDDPTGKLADDATLAAANANFKRGKYEAADRFYTDLRQNFPSSEHQFIGHYLGMFCKLKMYQGPSYDGQSLEEAGKLAERMERQFPDRVIEHREAIDAAKKEVRAKQAERLWHLATFFEGRQQYGGARFYYDQVIQEFPNSNMADAARQRMVEIADRPDHAPQKAKWLVDLIDYDEDKDMPKIAPEDSTPRTANVQAP; this comes from the coding sequence ATGACACGAATGCCGGGACATGGATGCCCCTGTCGATCGCCACAGGCAGGACGCTTTGCGGTTCTTGCCTGCATGGCGGCGGTGTTGGGCTGCGCTTCATGGCGACCAGGCGGCGCCGAGACGGTCGCCCAAACCCCTGTCATGTCGCCAGGCGTTCGCCAGGTCGCCTTTGAAGAAAACCAACCGCCCGGCGCCGATGTCGAGCCGGTTGAGGTTGAGAAAAAATCGTGGTGGCGATCGTTGGGCGGAAGCTCGGTCGAACGATCGATCCGCGAAACGACCGGCAAGGTTGTGCAAGACAAAGCGCGGGCGAAGCGACTCTACGCTGAAGCCGAAGCAGCGTACGAACAAGGGCTCAAGGCGCCGGTCGGCCAGCGTGACGACGCGCTGCACTCAGCGGCCGACAACTTCATCACGGCGGGTAAGTACTACCCCGAATCGGACCTCGAAGAAAACTCGCTGATGTATGCAGCTGAGTGCTATTACTTTTTGGATGAGTATCCCGACGCTGTTGAGATGTATGGAAAGCTGGTCAAAAAGTACCCGAACACCAAATATCTGGATCAGGTCGGCAATCGCAGGTTCAAACTGGCCCGCTATTGGGTCGATCGATATTCGGAGAATCCAGATTGGACGTTGGCGCCCAACTTTACCGACGAAGAGCGACCGCTGTTTGACCGATTTGGCAACGCGATCAAGTTGTACGACATGATCCGGCTGGACGATCCGACCGGCAAATTGGCGGATGACGCGACTTTGGCGGCGGCCAACGCCAACTTCAAGCGGGGTAAGTACGAAGCGGCGGACCGGTTCTATACCGACTTGCGACAGAACTTCCCGTCCAGCGAACATCAATTCATCGGGCACTATCTCGGCATGTTCTGCAAGCTGAAGATGTACCAGGGCCCCTCCTATGACGGACAGTCGCTCGAAGAAGCCGGCAAGTTGGCCGAGCGAATGGAGCGGCAATTCCCCGATCGGGTGATCGAACATCGTGAAGCGATCGACGCCGCAAAGAAAGAAGTTCGCGCCAAACAAGCCGAGCGCTTGTGGCACTTGGCGACCTTCTTTGAAGGACGGCAGCAATACGGTGGAGCTCGCTTCTACTACGATCAGGTCATTCAAGAATTTCCGAACTCGAACATGGCCGACGCCGCTCGCCAGCGGATGGTTGAAATCGCCGATCGTCCCGACCACGCGCCGCAAAAGGCGAAATGGTTGGTCGATCTGATCGACTACGACGAGGACAAGGACATGCCGAAGATCGCTCCGGAAGATTCGACCCCGCGCACCGCAAACGTTCAGGCCCCATGA
- the recO gene encoding DNA repair protein RecO translates to MSSEKTTGIVIRIVEFSESSCITTLFTEDFGKISGIAKGCRRPKSAFESAIDLLSLCRIVFLHKTSDSLDILTEAKLLRKFRSAQRSLPHLYAGYYIAELLGEFTHESDPYAELFHIADQTLAELDSGGNVPKLVLHFELSLLRLLGQLPELSFCVDTGRPAPKTGRVPLGLLAGGILSPEARAGHRQVIDVSAETLDIFRRLAEPGESWRLVEIPASRRGECRGVINRYITHQAGHRLKMHDKLGMLSE, encoded by the coding sequence ATGTCGAGCGAAAAAACAACCGGGATCGTCATTCGCATTGTCGAATTTAGCGAAAGCAGTTGTATTACAACGCTGTTTACCGAGGATTTCGGCAAAATCTCTGGGATCGCCAAGGGGTGCCGCCGCCCTAAAAGTGCGTTCGAGTCTGCTATTGACCTGTTGTCGCTCTGTCGCATAGTGTTCCTCCACAAAACGAGCGACTCCCTCGACATCCTGACCGAAGCGAAGTTACTGCGTAAGTTTCGCTCGGCTCAGCGTAGTTTGCCTCATTTGTACGCAGGCTACTACATCGCCGAGTTGCTCGGAGAATTTACGCACGAGTCTGATCCGTATGCGGAGTTGTTCCACATCGCGGATCAAACTTTGGCCGAACTGGATAGCGGGGGCAACGTACCGAAGCTAGTGCTTCATTTCGAGCTTTCGCTGTTGAGATTGTTGGGGCAACTGCCGGAATTGTCGTTTTGCGTCGATACCGGGAGACCTGCTCCTAAAACGGGACGCGTGCCGTTGGGGCTGTTGGCGGGAGGCATATTGTCGCCCGAAGCCAGAGCCGGACATCGGCAGGTGATCGATGTCAGTGCAGAAACGTTAGATATCTTCCGTCGGCTTGCCGAACCGGGAGAAAGTTGGCGGCTGGTGGAGATTCCGGCCAGTCGTCGCGGCGAATGCCGCGGCGTAATCAACCGATACATCACGCATCAAGCCGGCCATCGGCTCAAGATGCACGACAAGCTGGGAATGCTGAGCGAATGA
- a CDS encoding hemolysin family protein has product MNASLLFWTSCAGAAFMILAAVTGRVLHDLSWHELEEFCDRRRQIRWFRIIHENHEDAGFAAQCLQVLGTAFFLVAGQAWLLDLGKTNSLTPAGFATDVLAVAFVLLASTVWLPWAVAEHFAPQFIYYTWRFWAVASIIFSPLAWGVRFVEGFLRRLANIPHEVVDEEEEFEDEIRTIVTEGLREGLLEEDAREMIESVIELGDIDVADVMTSRSEVDALPVETSWEDAVKFVHETGRTRIPAYHEGLDQIVGVLYVKDMLSELVKPAADRQSLRDLARKAAMVPKSMPIDELLKQFLRERNHMAIVIDEYHAVAGLITIEDILEEIVGEIVDEHDQDEEEEIVRISRDQAEVQGRAHIDDVNEELGLDLPVGDDYDTLAGMVISRLQKIPKTGDRIRIEDVEIVVIAADRRRIQKLQLTKLDPAESPST; this is encoded by the coding sequence ATGAATGCGTCGCTCTTATTTTGGACCTCGTGTGCTGGCGCCGCATTCATGATTTTGGCGGCGGTTACTGGTCGTGTGCTGCACGACTTGAGTTGGCACGAACTAGAAGAGTTCTGTGATCGTCGCCGACAAATCCGCTGGTTTCGAATCATTCACGAGAATCACGAAGACGCCGGGTTCGCCGCTCAGTGTCTGCAGGTGTTAGGGACGGCATTCTTTCTCGTCGCCGGTCAGGCCTGGTTGCTTGACTTGGGGAAGACCAATTCGCTGACCCCGGCCGGATTTGCGACCGATGTGCTGGCGGTTGCTTTCGTATTGCTCGCGTCAACGGTCTGGCTTCCCTGGGCGGTCGCCGAGCATTTCGCACCGCAGTTCATCTACTACACCTGGCGGTTTTGGGCCGTCGCAAGCATCATCTTTTCGCCGCTCGCTTGGGGCGTTCGCTTTGTCGAAGGATTCCTCCGCCGCTTGGCGAACATTCCGCATGAAGTCGTCGACGAAGAGGAAGAGTTTGAAGACGAGATCCGCACGATCGTGACCGAGGGACTGCGGGAAGGACTGCTCGAAGAAGATGCGCGTGAAATGATCGAAAGCGTGATCGAGCTGGGGGATATCGACGTCGCCGACGTGATGACTTCACGCAGCGAGGTCGACGCGCTGCCGGTCGAAACGTCGTGGGAAGACGCCGTGAAGTTTGTCCATGAGACCGGTCGCACGCGGATTCCGGCTTATCACGAGGGGCTCGATCAGATTGTCGGCGTCCTTTATGTGAAAGATATGCTGTCAGAACTGGTCAAGCCGGCCGCCGACCGCCAGTCGCTGCGTGATTTGGCGCGCAAAGCGGCGATGGTTCCCAAATCGATGCCGATTGACGAATTGCTCAAGCAATTTTTGCGGGAACGAAATCACATGGCGATCGTGATTGACGAATACCACGCCGTCGCCGGGCTGATCACGATTGAGGACATCCTGGAAGAAATCGTCGGCGAGATTGTCGACGAGCACGATCAGGATGAAGAAGAAGAAATTGTCCGCATCAGTCGCGATCAAGCCGAGGTGCAAGGTCGCGCCCACATCGACGATGTGAACGAAGAGTTGGGACTCGACTTGCCGGTCGGCGACGATTATGACACGCTCGCCGGAATGGTGATCAGTCGTTTGCAAAAAATTCCCAAGACCGGCGATCGCATTCGGATCGAGGATGTCGAGATCGTTGTGATAGCAGCCGACCGCCGTCGAATTCAAAAATTGCAACTGACGAAACTCGATCCAGCCGAATCTCCTTCGACGTGA
- the ybeY gene encoding rRNA maturation RNase YbeY has product MDDEPDEAVEITRRTQHAAPTDEAVRQAIAAVFAGESIEAYEVSVALVDDAEIHEVNRRFLQHDYPTDVVTFNLSSDDDLLEGEIVISCQYAAAEAEKYQWPAEHETLLYVIHGALHLVGYDDHEDEDRLTMRRLERVYLEQVGLEPPESHRHLDAPQTERGAAR; this is encoded by the coding sequence ATGGATGATGAGCCCGACGAGGCGGTCGAAATCACGCGTCGCACGCAACATGCGGCGCCGACCGACGAAGCGGTTCGCCAAGCGATAGCGGCGGTTTTTGCCGGCGAGTCTATTGAAGCGTACGAAGTCAGCGTCGCGCTAGTCGACGATGCGGAGATTCATGAGGTGAATCGCCGTTTTCTCCAACATGATTACCCCACCGACGTCGTGACGTTCAATCTTTCGTCGGACGATGATCTGCTGGAAGGGGAAATCGTCATTAGCTGCCAATATGCGGCGGCCGAGGCCGAAAAGTACCAGTGGCCAGCTGAGCATGAAACGCTCCTCTACGTCATTCATGGCGCTTTGCACCTGGTCGGATATGACGACCATGAAGACGAAGATCGCTTGACGATGCGGCGGCTCGAACGGGTTTATCTCGAACAAGTCGGATTGGAGCCCCCCGAGTCGCATCGCCATTTAGATGCTCCACAGACCGAACGAGGCGCCGCCCGATGA